The Methanocaldococcus jannaschii DSM 2661 genome has a segment encoding these proteins:
- a CDS encoding phage virion morphogenesis protein, with the protein MDYKQWVREFKKELAHEIEKELVAEVDDNIQRGFQKKELKWKPLSKDYQKRKEKEGRNTKGLIYHGALLKATDSKVKITSKGLQVKVFNNMVYAGVHEFGSKKKNIPARPFIQPALKKVQKDLPKIVEKVIKRMR; encoded by the coding sequence ATGGACTACAAACAATGGGTGCGGGAATTTAAAAAAGAGTTGGCTCATGAGATTGAGAAAGAGTTGGTTGCTGAAGTTGATGACAATATACAAAGGGGTTTTCAGAAGAAAGAATTGAAATGGAAACCATTAAGCAAAGATTATCAAAAAAGGAAAGAAAAGGAAGGTAGGAACACCAAAGGATTAATTTATCATGGAGCATTATTAAAAGCAACAGATAGTAAGGTGAAAATCACTTCAAAAGGTTTGCAAGTGAAAGTTTTCAATAACATGGTGTATGCTGGAGTTCATGAATTTGGGAGTAAGAAAAAGAACATTCCAGCAAGACCATTTATACAGCCCGCATTGAAAAAAGTCCAAAAAGATTTACCGAAAATCGTGGAAAAAGTCATTAAAAGGATGAGATGA
- a CDS encoding gp53-like domain-containing protein produces the protein MGFDPVTFAKIKKISIDSNADGYIDYANQAGNADKLDGKDASDFLSIDSFKDLKEDNGYIKFPTGLIMQWGKVYVNNTTSYQEIPVNFTIEFPNKCLNVFASIYEGSGVDNDYIKCITRIANITTKGCVVCITDISGASGDVGFFWFAIGY, from the coding sequence ATGGGATTTGACCCAGTAACTTTTGCAAAAATAAAGAAAATTTCAATAGATTCAAATGCAGATGGATACATCGACTACGCAAATCAGGCAGGAAATGCTGATAAGTTAGACGGAAAAGATGCATCAGATTTTTTATCAATTGATTCATTTAAAGATTTAAAAGAAGATAATGGATACATAAAATTTCCAACGGGGCTTATTATGCAGTGGGGGAAGGTTTATGTCAATAATACCACATCATATCAAGAAATTCCTGTAAATTTTACCATTGAATTCCCGAACAAATGTCTAAACGTATTTGCATCAATATATGAGGGTTCTGGAGTTGATAATGACTATATCAAATGTATAACAAGAATTGCAAACATTACAACTAAAGGGTGTGTTGTTTGTATTACAGATATCAGTGGTGCAAGTGGAGATGTAGGATTTTTCTGGTTTGCAATAGGATATTAA
- a CDS encoding protein-export chaperone SecB, translating into MEAPPKCALKFSNYIVKHIEFILNEVPEKDEKIRLNVNIDTEIRYNKNEPNKFITIIKITAGEKKDFAKSPVYLSVEVWGFFEVIEEAIDKVRQFAEINSVAILFPYVRALISTITANANIPPVILPPINVAGMMANIEEVKEENTEKQETEAYE; encoded by the coding sequence ATGGAAGCTCCACCAAAGTGTGCTTTAAAGTTTTCCAATTATATTGTTAAGCATATTGAATTTATACTAAATGAAGTCCCTGAAAAAGATGAAAAGATAAGGTTGAATGTAAATATTGATACAGAGATAAGATACAATAAAAATGAGCCAAATAAATTTATAACGATAATTAAAATAACAGCTGGGGAGAAAAAGGATTTTGCTAAAAGTCCAGTTTATTTGTCTGTTGAAGTATGGGGTTTCTTTGAAGTTATTGAGGAAGCGATTGATAAGGTTAGACAATTTGCAGAGATTAATTCTGTTGCAATATTATTCCCTTATGTTAGGGCTTTGATTTCAACTATTACGGCGAACGCTAATATTCCTCCGGTTATACTCCCACCTATAAATGTTGCTGGGATGATGGCAAACATTGAAGAAGTAAAAGAAGAAAACACGGAAAAACAGGAAACAGAAGCTTATGAGTAA
- a CDS encoding FxLYD domain-containing protein: MKRLGVFLILASIVCGVVAICGCTGGGGTDYSSSTASAETETCPVQILEHHLVRKDYGTVYVEGVAQNVGNKRLKFVEIKARFYDADGVLIDEFMDVHRDVDPGQKFRFKIIGPIGEEGKKVAKYDIAVGTWWTE, translated from the coding sequence ATGAAAAGGCTGGGTGTGTTTTTGATACTTGCCAGTATAGTATGTGGTGTGGTTGCTATATGTGGTTGCACTGGTGGAGGAGGAACTGACTATTCTTCAAGCACCGCATCTGCAGAAACTGAGACTTGCCCAGTTCAGATATTAGAGCATCATTTAGTTAGGAAAGATTATGGGACTGTGTATGTTGAAGGGGTTGCTCAGAATGTAGGTAATAAAAGGTTAAAATTTGTAGAAATAAAGGCAAGATTTTATGATGCTGATGGTGTTTTAATTGATGAGTTCATGGACGTCCATAGGGACGTTGACCCTGGACAAAAGTTTAGATTTAAAATTATTGGACCTATAGGGGAGGAAGGTAAAAAAGTTGCTAAGTATGATATTGCTGTTGGAACTTGGTGGACTGAATAA